In Tripterygium wilfordii isolate XIE 37 chromosome 15, ASM1340144v1, whole genome shotgun sequence, one DNA window encodes the following:
- the LOC120017053 gene encoding protein MKS1-like, with protein sequence MDTKPAFFSAPTLPSSQSTNNLLSFILIILKYIYKYVPLNYQIQTIICSTVLISSPFLLISSSMDSWDFPVIRSPRKELQGPRPTPLKVRKDSHKIRKPPVAPPPHQQNSQQPRPPVIIYTVSPKVIHTHPSEFMNLVQRLTGSSSSSSSATCATSNPFNEDCGAASPAARYATIEKANNSPEAKKKVSSGVGLEEVGVDVLMERTSNSFPGILSPGPASLQPISPNFFPAPPSDPNSIGSFLYDSSPANAIHGIGNSSFIMASPSQSSFVSPHLTSPSVDLFNNFFDL encoded by the coding sequence ATGGATACGAAACCGGCCTTCTTCTCCGCACCCACCTTACCAAGTAGCCAATCGACCAATAATTTACTATCTTTTATATTAatcattttaaaatatatttataaatatgtCCCCCTAAATTACCAAATACAAACAATAATATGCTCCACGgtcttgatttcttctccttttcttctcatcTCCTCCTCCATGGATTCATGGGACTTTCCAGTCATCAGATCACCGCGAAAAGAACTGCAGGGCCCGCGACCGACGCCTCTTAAGGTCCGAAAAGATTCGCACAAGATCCGAAAACCACCGGTGGCACCAccgccacatcaacaaaactcaCAGCAGCCGCGGCCTCCGGTCATAATTTACACCGTGTCCCCTAAAGTGATCCACACCCATCCGAGTGAGTTCATGAATTTAGTCCAACGCCTCACGGGctcctcatcatcatcgtctTCCGCCACATGTGCAACGTCTAATCCGTTCAATGAGGATTGTGGGGCGGCATCGCCTGCGGCCAGGTATGCTACAATCGAGAAGGCTAATAACTCTCCGGAGGCAAAGAAGAAAGTAAGCAGCGGTGTGGGATTGGAAGAGGTCGGTGTGGATGTGTTGATGGAGAGGACGAGTAATAGTTTTCCCGGTATTTTGTCGCCGGGGCCCGCTTCGCTGCAGCCGATATCACCAAACTTTTTTCCTGCGCCGCCGTCTGATCCGAACTCGATTGGAAGCTTTTTATATGATTCGAGTCCTGCAAATGCAATACATGGGATTGGGAACAGTAGTTTCATCATGGCTAGCCCTTCTCAAAGCAGCTTTGTTTCACCTCATTTGACGTCACCTTCAGTTGACCTTTTCAataatttctttgatttgtaA
- the LOC120015953 gene encoding uncharacterized protein LOC120015953: MTMNIVTVCQTCGGKSEKFSVALVYCDKCRAHAVHCYCLDVLPETFDEYVVWFCEDCGPKALDISTSARVGGSEHASLENIVGKKRKQVKVQKKKQKTKKIKCITSSFDKPSCLRSTESDIETLKSILLEQKKKKKKFWKRLKRNKKKKFIDRSLGESEGRTLEPNPSFQLVGVNCTNSNERLQDVERQMGLDGDILDEDTAFVAIHEETEPVKCPTMSDEKDQRFQSQIESDFGTFFSHCTGNGAKDQRFGRQKGSNRNNTNDEIESGEIIESKEAITNPSDSPECCFCNQLIISEEGEFVSLCTGNGEEDQRLTGHEGSFGCDTDEVTESGEIKESKETITDPSDSAESYLSAQPIICEEADFVNHCTWNGKKDQRLVRQKGSNGNVIDKETGSGEIRICKEDIVDLSDTAEKSSVCVLPIIDEEAEFFNRCTRNDERDQRLGSPKVLNGNIANEETVSGEIKISKEAITDLSHIAEERCIQAQPIIDEEAEVVSYCTKIDEKDNRLGRQEGSNGNGTDEETKSSESRICKEAIIDSSVIMEKSCARAQLTIDEEADFVNHCTGNDEKDQRLRSQMVSKRNLADEESESGEIKILKEAITNPSDIAEERCVLALSMIDEEVEFVKHLTRNVEKDRRLGIHKGSNGNGIDDETESDQIKISEEASIDRLDIMEKSCVCVLPIFTPIWRGSLSIVNENFGTLDEVVAHLSTLACSKVIQEAKLLPGLLSAELLPRSTVWPKRFVKWGPVGDSIALYVFPDSERDERIYESLVHAMICQDLCMRAVVQNAEMLIFASTLLPKFYWKSGPKFYLWGVFQSKARFSCS, encoded by the exons ATGACAATGAATATC GTGACTGTTTGTCAAACGTGTGGTGGTAAGAGTGAGAAATTCTCCGTGGCTTTGGTTTATTGCGATAAATGTCGGGCTCATGCTGTGCATTG CTATTGCTTGGATGTTTTGCCCGAAACTTTTGATGAATATGTGGTTTGGTTTTGTGAGGATTGTGGACCAAAGGCTCTTGACATAAGTACCTCTGCTAGAGTCGGTGGAAGCGAGCATGCAAGTTTGGAAAACATTGTAGGGAAGAAGAGGAAACAAGTGAAAGTACAGAAGAAAAAGCAGAAGACTAAGAAGATAAAATGCATTACCAGCTCATTTGACAAACCTAGCTGTCTACGGTCCACAGAAAGCGACATTGAAACGTTGAAAAGTATCCTATTggagcagaagaagaagaagaagaaattttgGAAAAGACTGAAgaggaataagaagaaaaaattcaTTGACAGGTCACTGGGTGAGTCTGAAGGGCGGACACTTGAACCTAACCCTTCCTTTCAACTCGTTGGGGTGAATTGTACCAATAGTAATGAGAGACTTCAGGACGTTGAGAGACAAATGGGATTGGATGGGGATATTCTTGATGAAGACACTGCTTTTGTAGCCATTCATGAAGAAACTGAACCTGTCAAGTGTCCCACTATGAGTGATGAGAAAGACCAGAGGTTTCAGAGTCAGATAGAATCCGATTTTGGTACCTTTTTTAGTCATTGCACAGGGAATGGTGCAAAAGATCAGAGGTTTGGGAGGCAGAAAGGATCAAATAGGAACAATACTAATGACGAAATTGAATCAGGCGAAATTATAGAGTCAAAGGAAGCTATTACCAACCCTTCAGATAGTCCAGAGTGCTGTTTTTGTAATCAGCTGATAATTAGTGAAGAGGGAGAGTTCGTTAGTCTTTGCACTGGGAATGGTGAGGAAGATCAGAGGCTTACGGGACATGAAGGATCATTTGGGTGCGACACTGATGAAGTAACTGAATCCGGCGAAATTAAAGAGTCCAAGGAAACAATTACTGACCCTTCAGATAGTGCAGAGAGTTATCTTAGTGCACAGCCGATAATTTGTGAAGAGGCAGACTTTGTTAATCACTGCACTTGGAATGGTAAGAAAGATCAGAGGCTTGTGAGACAGAAAGGATCAAATGGGAATGTCATAGATAAAGAAACGGGATCTGGTGAAATTAGAATCTGTAAGGAAGATATTGTTGACCTTTCAGACACTGCAGAGAAGAGCTCTGTTTGTGTACTGCCAATAATTGATGAAGAAGCAGAGTTTTTTAATCGTTGCACTAGGAATGATGAGAGAGATCAGAGGCTTGGGAGTCCAAAGGTATTAAATGGGAACATCGCCAATGAAGAAACTGTATCTGGCGAAATTAAAATCTCTAAGGAAGCTATTACTGATCTGTCACATATTGCAGAGGAGAGATGCATTCAAGCACAGCCTATAATTGATGAAGAGGCAGAGGTTGTCAGTTATTGCACTAAGATTGATGAGAAAGATAATAGGCTTGGGAGACAGGAGGGATCAAATGGAAATGGCACAGATGAAGAAACTAAATCTAGCGAAAGTAGAATCTGTAAGGAAGCTATTATTGACTCTTCAGTTATTATGGAGAAGAGTTGTGCTCGTGCGCAGCTGACAATTGATGAGGAAGCGGATTTTGTTAATCATTGCACTGGGAACGATGAAAAGGATCAGAGGCTCCGAAGTCAGATGGTATCAAAAAGGAACCTTGCTGATGAAGAATCTGAATCTGGTGAAATTAAAATCTTGAAGGAAGCTATTACCAACCCTTCAGATATTGCAGAGGAGAGATGTGTTCTGGCCCTGTCGATGATTGATGAAGAAGTAGAGTTTGTTAAACATCTAACTAGAAATGTTGAGAAAGATCGGAGGCTTGGGATACACAAGGGATCAAATGGGAATGGCATAGATGATGAAACTGAATCTGATCAAATTAAAATCTCTGAGGAAGCTTCTATTGACCGGTTAGATATTATGGAGAAGAGCTGTGTTTGTGTTCTGCCGATATTTACTCCCATCTGGAG GGGAAGTTTAAGCATTGtcaatgaaaattttggtaCTCTTGATGAAGTTGTAGCGCATCTGTCTACCTTAGCATGCTCCAAAGTAATTCAAGAGGCGAAGTTGTTACCAGGATTGCTTTCGGCAGAGTTGCTTCCTCGGTCTACGGTGTGGCCAAAAAGGTTCGTGAAGTGGGGGCCTGTTGGCGACAGTATTGCTCTTTATGTCTTTCCGGACAGTGAAAG AGATGAAAGGATTTATGAGAGTTTAGTGCATGCCATGATCTGCCAAGACCTTTGCATGAGAGCTGTTGTTCAAAATGCAGAGATGTTAATATTTGCCTCCACCTTGCTACCAAAGTTTTATTGGA AATCCGGGCCAAAGTTCTACTTGTGGGGAGTATTTCAGAGCAAAGCAAGATTCTCGTGTAGCTGA